The Gopherus evgoodei ecotype Sinaloan lineage unplaced genomic scaffold, rGopEvg1_v1.p scaffold_54_arrow_ctg1, whole genome shotgun sequence genome has a segment encoding these proteins:
- the LOC115643260 gene encoding olfactory receptor 51G2-like: protein MMSAVNDTKFNSAVFLLTGIPGQEVIHLWISIPFCLMYVISIIGNSVILFLIKTDPTLHEPMYIFLSMLAITDLGLLIATMPTILGIYLFNSREISFNACFTQLFFIQSLQCIESSILLLMAFDRFIAICNPLRYASILTLPRIAKMGLVCVLRGITTIFPLPLLLKRFQYCGDNVLSHSYCAHQEVMKLACSDNKFNNLYGLYLSFLIMGLDSLLIFLSYVMILKTVLSVVSQTKCLRALNTCVSHLCVFLLFYTSEIGLSVIHRFGNSSTHVLQILLGYVYLLVPPLMNPVVYSMKSKHLRSRIIRLFIK from the coding sequence AtgatgtcagctgtcaatgacaccaaattcaactctgcagtgttccttctcactgGGATACCAGGGCAGGAAGTCATCCATCTCTGGATTTCTATCCCCTTCTGTTTGATGTATGTTATTTCGATaataggaaattcagtcattctgttccttataaaaacagatccaaccctccatgagcccatgtacattttcctttccatgttggccatcacagaccttggcttattGATAGCCACCATGCCGACGATATTGGGCATATACTTGTTTAACTCTAGGGAAATCAGCTTTAATGCCTGTTTTACCCAGTTGTTCTTTATTCAGTCGCTTCAGTGCATTGAATCTTCCATActcttgttgatggcctttgaccgcttcatcgccatctgtaacccactgagatatgcttccatcttaaccctgccgagaatagccaagatgggactggtgtgtgtgctaaGAGGAATAACCACAAtattccctctcccccttctcctgaAACGGTTCCAATACTGTGGAGacaatgtcctctcccattcctactgTGCACACCAGGAAGTCATGAAGTTGGCTTGTTCAGACAACAAATTCAACAACCTCTATGGCTTGTATCTTTCATTCTTAATTATGGGGTTGGATTCACTGCTCATCTTCCTCTCGTATGTGATGATCCTTAAAACAGTGCTGAGCGTTGTGTCGCAGACAAAGTGTCTTCGGGCCCTGAACACCtgtgtctcccacctctgtgtctTCCTGCTTTTCTACACTTCAGAGATTGGTTTGTCTGTGATACACAGATTTGGGAACAGCTCGACTCACGTGCTTCAGATTCTCCTGGGGTATGTCTACCTTCTGGTCCCGCCCCTTATGAACCCAGTTGtgtacagcatgaaaagcaaacaccttcgaTCGAGGATAATCAGATTGTTCATCAAGTGA